A single genomic interval of Chloracidobacterium validum harbors:
- a CDS encoding NAD-dependent epimerase/dehydratase family protein, producing MARILVTGGLGVVGAGLVRELRERHHEVIACDLAHQPDEAAFGLHGDLREPRYARCDVGEFRQLARLFDHFGRFDYVFHCAAEFGRWNGEDFYETLWRTNVIGTKHLLRLQESQRFRLVHFSSSEIYGDYPHLMVEHITDDVEIKQLNDYAISKWVNEMQIRNAAAQRGVECVVVRLFNTYGPGEYYSPYRSVNCRFLYCALHGLPWTVYRGHARTSTFLADTVRTVANIVENFKPGETYNIGGDQLHTIEELSDAVLKVTGASPTLVRYAESEPLTTKTKLVDTSKAVRDLDHRNTYSLEEGLRITADWMRRVYKPDASRLT from the coding sequence ATGGCGCGCATTCTTGTCACGGGCGGGCTTGGCGTGGTTGGCGCCGGGCTTGTCCGTGAACTTCGTGAGCGGCATCACGAGGTCATCGCCTGCGACCTGGCTCACCAGCCAGATGAAGCGGCCTTTGGGCTTCACGGCGACTTACGCGAGCCACGCTACGCCCGCTGTGATGTTGGCGAGTTCCGCCAGCTCGCCCGCCTCTTCGACCACTTTGGCCGGTTCGACTATGTGTTTCACTGCGCGGCGGAGTTTGGGCGCTGGAATGGCGAGGATTTCTACGAAACGCTTTGGCGCACGAACGTCATCGGAACCAAACACCTGCTGCGACTCCAGGAAAGCCAGCGATTCCGGCTCGTTCACTTTTCGTCGTCAGAAATCTACGGCGACTATCCGCACCTGATGGTCGAACACATCACGGACGACGTTGAAATCAAGCAACTCAATGACTACGCCATCTCAAAGTGGGTCAACGAGATGCAGATTCGCAACGCCGCGGCGCAGCGGGGGGTTGAATGCGTCGTGGTGCGCCTCTTCAACACCTATGGCCCGGGCGAGTACTACAGTCCCTATCGTTCCGTCAATTGCCGGTTTCTCTACTGTGCGCTGCACGGGCTGCCCTGGACGGTCTATCGGGGGCATGCGCGAACATCCACGTTCCTTGCCGATACCGTTCGGACGGTCGCCAACATCGTAGAGAACTTCAAGCCAGGCGAAACCTACAACATCGGCGGGGACCAACTGCACACAATCGAAGAACTTTCAGACGCGGTCCTCAAGGTCACCGGCGCGTCACCAACGCTTGTGCGCTATGCCGAATCCGAGCCGTTGACGACGAAAACCAAGCTGGTGGATACGAGTAAGGCCGTTCGTGACCTCGATCACCGCAATACCTACAGCCTGGAGGAAGGCTTGCGCATCACAGCCGACTGGATGCGCCGAGTGTATAAACCAGACGCGAGCCGGCTCACGTGA
- a CDS encoding alpha/beta fold hydrolase gives MNTKRWLAALGGAVLAGGVAWQYLKRPRDVRWIDCVGELPHPDASRFLVVDGVRLHYQEFGASDAPALVLLHGYCSSTYTWKDVAEPLAAAGYRVIAPDLKGFGFSEKPADRRYHVQDHAQLVVGLLDRLGIETATFVGNSFGCAVSLACALMWSSRVAGLVLLDAAYNDAPLQQYPFSLYAQIARTWLVGEATVPLLMATRQTSETLLRGFFHDQQVVTPDRITAYFRALRTVEGQRAAMTTARQWDLNWIEQELDSITVPTLIVWGEYDRAIPVTLGVRLRARLPHAEFVVIPDCGHIPAEERPAETTALILDFCRRQSPRPVAALAGPAVASSASSAVINLAMSASATPAPSLHSTTATTVDPADESPAT, from the coding sequence GTGAATACGAAACGATGGCTGGCGGCGCTGGGCGGCGCGGTCTTGGCAGGTGGCGTTGCTTGGCAATATCTCAAGCGCCCACGGGACGTCCGCTGGATTGATTGCGTGGGCGAACTCCCGCACCCAGACGCAAGTCGCTTCCTGGTTGTGGATGGCGTGCGCTTGCACTACCAGGAGTTTGGCGCATCCGACGCGCCCGCGCTGGTGTTGCTGCATGGCTACTGCTCATCCACCTACACGTGGAAGGATGTCGCCGAGCCATTGGCGGCGGCCGGCTATCGCGTCATCGCGCCCGACCTCAAGGGATTCGGGTTTTCGGAAAAACCTGCCGACCGGCGCTATCACGTCCAGGATCACGCCCAGCTTGTGGTTGGTTTGCTTGACCGGCTAGGGATCGAGACCGCCACGTTCGTTGGCAATTCTTTCGGCTGCGCGGTCTCGCTGGCCTGCGCGTTGATGTGGTCGTCGCGCGTGGCGGGACTGGTTTTGCTGGATGCGGCGTACAACGACGCTCCGCTACAGCAGTATCCCTTCAGCCTCTATGCGCAAATTGCCCGAACTTGGTTGGTGGGCGAAGCGACAGTGCCACTTCTGATGGCAACCCGCCAGACATCCGAAACCCTCCTGCGCGGTTTCTTTCATGACCAACAGGTGGTGACGCCTGACCGAATCACGGCTTACTTCCGTGCCTTGCGGACGGTCGAAGGTCAGCGGGCGGCCATGACGACCGCCCGCCAGTGGGACTTGAACTGGATTGAGCAAGAGCTAGACAGCATTACCGTGCCCACGTTGATTGTGTGGGGAGAGTATGATCGGGCCATTCCGGTGACGCTTGGCGTGCGTTTGCGCGCGCGCCTCCCCCATGCCGAGTTTGTTGTGATTCCAGACTGTGGTCATATCCCGGCGGAAGAGCGTCCGGCGGAAACCACAGCGCTGATCCTAGATTTTTGTCGTCGCCAGTCCCCGCGACCGGTGGCGGCTTTGGCCGGTCCGGCGGTCGCGTCGTCGGCGTCATCCGCGGTGATCAACCTGGCGATGTCGGCGTCTGCGACGCCCGCCCCATCGCTTCATTCCACGACTGCTACCACCGTTGACCCGGCTGATGAATCGCCTGCGACGTAG
- a CDS encoding ATP-binding protein has translation MDEFTGCTVLGQNQSSRGRATTVEVTHPDILDKTDTVVEITIASHYRFVEMVGAVADQLTQLAGFETENVDWVGLAVRESIVNAIKHGNQLDVSKPVQVRFQLTDEKLIVVIRDRGNGFDASHVADPRDPENLLNPNGRGIFYMRTFMDDVEFSTHQQGGLEVRMVKHRPTRNGGFHNGGS, from the coding sequence ATGGATGAGTTCACTGGTTGCACGGTGTTGGGCCAAAATCAGTCATCACGCGGACGGGCAACAACGGTGGAAGTAACACACCCCGATATTCTGGACAAGACCGACACGGTCGTCGAAATTACTATCGCGAGTCATTATCGGTTTGTCGAAATGGTTGGGGCGGTCGCCGACCAACTCACCCAGCTTGCCGGATTTGAAACAGAAAATGTTGACTGGGTTGGACTGGCCGTTCGGGAGTCGATTGTCAATGCCATCAAGCATGGGAATCAGCTCGATGTTTCCAAACCGGTTCAGGTCCGCTTCCAGTTGACGGATGAAAAGCTCATTGTCGTCATTCGTGACCGGGGCAATGGCTTTGACGCCAGTCATGTGGCCGACCCCCGCGACCCAGAGAACCTGCTCAACCCGAACGGACGTGGTATCTTCTATATGCGAACGTTTATGGATGACGTTGAGTTCTCGACCCATCAGCAAGGCGGACTTGAAGTTCGTATGGTCAAGCACCGTCCAACGCGCAACGGTGGTTTCCATAATGGTGGTAGTTAG
- a CDS encoding STAS domain-containing protein translates to MSLTISHRNVGDVAVLDLSGKITIGEGSVQLRNAVKSLLENGNKNILLNLGDVSYVDSSGIGELVHSYTTVKNQQGQLKLLNLTKKIQDLLMITKLLTVFDTFDNEADAVASFA, encoded by the coding sequence ATGTCACTTACCATTTCCCATCGCAATGTTGGTGATGTTGCCGTCCTTGACCTCAGTGGCAAAATCACGATTGGCGAGGGCAGCGTCCAACTTCGCAACGCTGTCAAGTCACTTCTTGAAAACGGCAATAAAAACATTCTGCTCAACTTGGGTGATGTCAGCTACGTTGACAGTTCCGGCATTGGCGAACTGGTTCACAGCTACACGACGGTCAAGAATCAGCAAGGGCAGCTCAAGTTGCTCAACTTGACGAAAAAGATTCAGGATTTATTGATGATTACGAAGCTGCTCACGGTGTTCGACACGTTCGACAATGAGGCCGATGCCGTCGCCAGCTTTGCCTAG